In one Carassius carassius chromosome 12, fCarCar2.1, whole genome shotgun sequence genomic region, the following are encoded:
- the foxf2a gene encoding forkhead box protein F2a isoform X2 — protein sequence MTTESSQQQLDTPAPIRSSPASSAMHSALQSTQSVVESTAATGTKGKKSNSGMRRPEKPPYSYIALIVMAIQSSPTKRLTLSEIYQFLQARFPFFRGSYQGWKNSVRHNLSLNECFIKLPKGLGRPGKGHYWTIDPGSEFMFEEGSFRRRPRGFRRKCQALKPMYRMMNGIGFGASMLPQNFDFQSPSASLACHTNSYNLDMMSNPVPGVHTGYDGLSTAGHHVSHMSPSSGSTYMTACQVAPNGEYGPENSNSPLHSPPAMSGSLECHSPYGAASAHWASSGVSPYIKQQPLASSSPNSSGLHSSMPPYSLEQGYLHHNGRESADISGMSRYQSHSSPVCDRKDFVLNFNGITSFHPSSSGSYYHHQLHHQGVCQDVKPCIM from the exons ATGACGACCGAGAGCTCTCAGCAGCAGCTGGACACGCCGGCTCCCATCAGATCCAGCCCCGCATCCAGTGCCATGCACTCGGCGCTTCAGAGCACGCAGTCAGTGGTGGAGAGCACAGCTGCGACCGGCACCAAGGGCAAGAAGTCCAACTCGGGCATGAGGCGCCCCGAAAAGCCGCCTTACTCCTATATCGCCCTCATAGTCATGGCGATACAGAGCTCTCCGACCAAAAGGTTAACGCTGAGTGAAATCTATCAGTTCCTCCAAGCGCGTTTCCCGTTTTTCAGGGGTTCCTACCAGGGCTGGAAAAATTCCGTCAGACACAATTTGTCTCTCAACGAGTGCTTCATCAAACTTCCCAAAGGCCTCGGGCGACCGGGCAAGGGCCACTATTGGACCATCGACCCCGGGAGCGAGTTCATGTTCGAGGAGGGCTCTTTCCGACGTAGGCCCCGTGGTTTCCGAAGGAAATGCCAGGCTCTCAAACCGATGTACCGCATGATGAACGGCATCGGCTTCGGCGCTTCGATGCTGCCCCAAAACTTCGACTTCCAGTCGCCCTCCGCGTCCCTGGCCTGCCATACCAACAGCTACAACCTGGACATGATGAGCAACCCTGTGCCCGGCGTTCACACGGGCTACGATGGCCTCAGCACAGCAGGTCATCATGTCTCACACATGTCGCCCAGCTCGGGTTCTACATACATGACGGCATGCCAAGTCGCTCCCAACGGCGAGTACGGCCCAGAAAACAGCAACAGTCCTCTGCACTCGCCGCCGGCCATGAGCGGCTCTCTGGAGTGCCACTCGCCGTATGGAGCCGCCTCGGCGCACTGGGCTTCATCAGGTGTGTCTCCTTACATTAAACAGCAGCCGCTAGCCTCCAGCAGCCCAAACTCCTCTGGATTACACTCGAGCATGCCGCCTTATTCTCTGGAGCAGGGCTATCTGCATCACAACGGCAGAGAGTCGGCAGACATCTCAG gaATGTCTCGATACCAGTCCCACTCATCGCCAGTCTGTGACAGAAAAGACTTTGTGCTGAACTTCAACGGTATAACGTCGTTTCATCCATCCAGCAGTGGATCCTACTATCATCATCAGCTGCATCACCAAGGAGTCTGTCAAGATGTAAAGCCATGCATCATGTAA
- the foxf2a gene encoding forkhead box protein F2a isoform X1, which translates to MTTESSQQQLDTPAPIRSSPASSAMHSALQSTQSVVESTAATGTKGKKSNSGMRRPEKPPYSYIALIVMAIQSSPTKRLTLSEIYQFLQARFPFFRGSYQGWKNSVRHNLSLNECFIKLPKGLGRPGKGHYWTIDPGSEFMFEEGSFRRRPRGFRRKCQALKPMYRMMNGIGFGASMLPQNFDFQSPSASLACHTNSYNLDMMSNPVPGVHTGYDGLSTAGHHVSHMSPSSGSTYMTACQVAPNGEYGPENSNSPLHSPPAMSGSLECHSPYGAASAHWASSGVSPYIKQQPLASSSPNSSGLHSSMPPYSLEQGYLHHNGRESADISAGMSRYQSHSSPVCDRKDFVLNFNGITSFHPSSSGSYYHHQLHHQGVCQDVKPCIM; encoded by the exons ATGACGACCGAGAGCTCTCAGCAGCAGCTGGACACGCCGGCTCCCATCAGATCCAGCCCCGCATCCAGTGCCATGCACTCGGCGCTTCAGAGCACGCAGTCAGTGGTGGAGAGCACAGCTGCGACCGGCACCAAGGGCAAGAAGTCCAACTCGGGCATGAGGCGCCCCGAAAAGCCGCCTTACTCCTATATCGCCCTCATAGTCATGGCGATACAGAGCTCTCCGACCAAAAGGTTAACGCTGAGTGAAATCTATCAGTTCCTCCAAGCGCGTTTCCCGTTTTTCAGGGGTTCCTACCAGGGCTGGAAAAATTCCGTCAGACACAATTTGTCTCTCAACGAGTGCTTCATCAAACTTCCCAAAGGCCTCGGGCGACCGGGCAAGGGCCACTATTGGACCATCGACCCCGGGAGCGAGTTCATGTTCGAGGAGGGCTCTTTCCGACGTAGGCCCCGTGGTTTCCGAAGGAAATGCCAGGCTCTCAAACCGATGTACCGCATGATGAACGGCATCGGCTTCGGCGCTTCGATGCTGCCCCAAAACTTCGACTTCCAGTCGCCCTCCGCGTCCCTGGCCTGCCATACCAACAGCTACAACCTGGACATGATGAGCAACCCTGTGCCCGGCGTTCACACGGGCTACGATGGCCTCAGCACAGCAGGTCATCATGTCTCACACATGTCGCCCAGCTCGGGTTCTACATACATGACGGCATGCCAAGTCGCTCCCAACGGCGAGTACGGCCCAGAAAACAGCAACAGTCCTCTGCACTCGCCGCCGGCCATGAGCGGCTCTCTGGAGTGCCACTCGCCGTATGGAGCCGCCTCGGCGCACTGGGCTTCATCAGGTGTGTCTCCTTACATTAAACAGCAGCCGCTAGCCTCCAGCAGCCCAAACTCCTCTGGATTACACTCGAGCATGCCGCCTTATTCTCTGGAGCAGGGCTATCTGCATCACAACGGCAGAGAGTCGGCAGACATCTCAG caggaATGTCTCGATACCAGTCCCACTCATCGCCAGTCTGTGACAGAAAAGACTTTGTGCTGAACTTCAACGGTATAACGTCGTTTCATCCATCCAGCAGTGGATCCTACTATCATCATCAGCTGCATCACCAAGGAGTCTGTCAAGATGTAAAGCCATGCATCATGTAA
- the LOC132155304 gene encoding forkhead box protein Q1-like encodes MKLEVFCGGHYDSKSAELCSDAEGSIPSPMSAEEELGSDGDCVAHSPAPVPPGAESKGKPYTRRPKPPYSYIALIAMAIRDSNTGRLTLAEINDYLMKKFPFFRGSYTGWRNSVRHNLSLNDCFLKVLRDPSRPWGKDNYWMLNPHSEYTFADGVFRRRRKRISKKTGKEPEGPSRAPAVDTRDSVVTPPSSTKFTSSFAIDSILSRPFRKEERPVHKADTWQGGVDMLPYVMRGSPVALPHAQVLRSYGPLEDPAISFRHHRDFFPFQLTPECLSIPHTTATAPVPASAGFHPFKIDFLLS; translated from the coding sequence ATGAAGCTGGAGGTTTTCTGCGGGGGTCACTACGACTCCAAGTCCGCGGAGCTCTGCAGCGACGCCGAGGGCAGCATCCCGTCGCCGATGTCCGCGGAGGAAGAGCTGGGCTCGGATGGAGACTGCGTGGCGCACAGTCCCGCACCTGTTCCTCCGGGCGCAGAGAGCAAAGGCAAGCCCTACACCCGGAGACCCAAGCCTCCGTACTCATACATCGCTCTGATCGCCATGGCCATCCGGGACTCGAACACAGGCCGCCTCACTTTGGCCGAAATCAATGACTACCTCATGAAAAAGTTCCCTTTTTTCAGAGGCAGCTACACCGGCTGGAGGAACTCAGTGCGCCACAATCTGTCTCTCAACGACTGCTTTCTCAAGGTGCTGCGGGATCCCTCCAGACCGTGGGGGAAGGACAACTACTGGATGCTGAACCCGCACAGCGAGTACACCTTTGCGGACGGAGTGTTTCGTCGGAGGAGAAAGCGCATCAGCAAAAAAACGGGCAAGGAGCCAGAGGGGCCGAGCCGAGCTCCTGCTGTGGACACCAGAGACTCTGTCGTCACGCCTCCCTCCAGCACCAAGTTCACGAGCTCTTTCGCCATTGACAGTATCCTAAGCCGACCTTTCAGGAAAGAGGAACGCCccgttcacaaagctgacacctgGCAGGGGGGAGTGGACATGCTGCCTTATGTCATGCGGGGCTCCCCTGTGGCTCTTCCTCACGCGCAGGTGCTTCGATCCTACGGGCCCCTGGAGGACCCCGCCATCAGCTTCCGTCACCACCGGGACTTTTTCCCATTCCAGCTGACACCCGAGTGCCTGTCGATCCCACACACGACTGCGACAGCGCCCGTCCCGGCGTCTGCGGGCTTTCATCCCTTCAAAATTGACTTTTTGTTGTCGTGA